The Labeo rohita strain BAU-BD-2019 chromosome 10, IGBB_LRoh.1.0, whole genome shotgun sequence genomic interval gatcaaaatgatagatttttcttttgtgccaacaatcattaggatattaagtaaagatcatgttttattaagatattttgtaaatttactgacgtaaatatatctaaacttaatttttgattagtaatatgcatatcATAGTGTATGcataacttaatttggacaacttaaagcgattttcttttttcaccctcagattccagctttcaaatatttgtatctcggccaaataacaaaccatacatcagtgtaaagcttatttatttagctttcagcttttttaaattaaaaattgccccttaagactggttttgtggtttacataaaaaacataaaaagggaGCTTTTGCAATTCAAATTATAAAGGACGTAAATTATACAAAATCTGCAGCGTTTTTAATGCACTAAAAatgatgaatatttttcttctgGCAGCTAAAGCTGTTTATATTTTGACTACGTAATACCTCATGTTCTCTTGCCATTGAATAAAAATGAGTTTAAGAAACTCACAATCACGCGCACTTCCGCTGAACATCTCGCGAGATAAAGTTTCCTTGGCAACCGTACACCGTGTTTTCATGGAGAGGTCTGAGCGACAAAaggtttgttattattatcgcgcaaatgttaattatttaatctcGAATACCACGTTAAATACGTGAGAATTTATATTAGACACAAATGTGGTGTGTTTTCTGCCTCGCTACTCAATGTAGCTTATAAATCAATGCAGCGCGCATCAAACACTAAGCTACAGTGCAACATTGTTATTCCTTAATGTTTATGTGACACATTTGTCTAAAAAAACGGAATAATTCACCACGTCACGACGTTACGTGTCGATAATGGTTACTGGCTGCTTGCTAAAACGGCTTCTGGTAGGTTATAATAGTCCCGTACAGCAAAACAGCTAAGTTAAACCAGCTGGAAAAGATTTGCTTCATAGGTTGTGTTTCTAAACCTTCCATGCTGCCTACTTAGGGCATCATAGACATGTTCTGAGTCAGCAGGGTTCTGGTATCACTATGAGTCCTACAAATACCATCTAGGTAGGCATCTTCTTTGGGTTTGAGACCCTGTTTTAGTAAAAACTAAAACGTGCAAATAATATCTGCAAACAGATTCAACTCACAACCAACCAGCCATACGACGAGAGTTTTGAGGTGAATGCAGAGGAGGCGGCCAGTGTGCACACACCATCCCCGAGACAGATAGGTCAGACTGTTCATCACCTCTTTACATTCCACCTTCCATTCCTCAACTGTTTTTAATGCCattatgtgtttatttcagtttccaGGAGGACGGGCAGGCAGAAGCCAAGCGCCATGGCCACTTTTGCTGGGGATAAACTAGAAGAGGACACTAAAGTAAGTTCACTATCTCATATTTGGTGAATAGTAAAATGAAGATTGAATGACCTGTTCACATCTGAtagcagagaaagaaagagccGCCATCTGGTGGTACTATTAATCAGAATGATGAAGAAGATGAGGaggatgatgacgatgatgatgacgacGATGATGACTCTGATGACACAGAGTCTGATGAGGAGGAAGGGGAGCCCGGATCTGCTCCAGAAGGGTAGGGCCGATCATCTCCATCTGCTGGCCAAGATGAGAGAGATCAAGTTATAATAATGTTTCATGTACTTTAAGCTAAGGTGAAACTGTATCAAAGAATGAACAAGCTGTATAAGTTGCAATGCATTTCAGTAATATGTTTTATGAATAGTACTAAGAGCATTATAGTTATAACATCTACTCAAAACAAAAAgagaatttattatttttatgtggaTATATAAcgtagatgtgtgtgtgtgtgtgcgtgtgtgtggttGATTACCCACAGGGCATATGACCCAGCCGATTATGAACACCTTCCTGTGACAGGCGAGATCAAAGAGCTCTTTCAATACATCACACGGTTAGCATGCACCAACTTCACACCTTCACAACATTTGATGTGCACCTGCACGCAAAACAAGATCAGAAAAACATCTGGAAAAATGACCTTTAAACTAACATGTAAAGGAGTGTTTCTTCAACTCGTTtaatttttgacttttgacCCTGTCGACATTAAGAACTCTTATTTGTTCAGTTTGTTTGCTGACAATGTCTAACAGTGAATATGAGctattctacagaattggttcaaagtcagagttggaaacgtcttggaaataaaagtgtctttttccacacattttgtttgtatgcaaattgtataatatccaagggacacatttctagtaattgtgcagttaattctcatattgtattttcagaaagctTTGTAATATATTCGTCCTCTctccaaatttgtcactactgaaacacagtaatatataaatatataaattaataataagagTTACATTAACCTATTAAGGGTCACATTGCCCTGTTTGGCTTACATCTtcttttaacaatattttaaatgtgatttatgagatttttttgagatttgagaaaaaaaatgtttaattatagaaaaatggtgttcggtagtgagattctttaaagttacacacaaatttttcatacttttaaacatatttacctcaaaatgatggggcctatctacttacaccatgtagctatgagagagagggacacattaatatttcctgatcataaatgtagggctGAGAGTAGTATCTCAGGCAATGGACTTGAACGCACaattttggtagtgacatgaaaaggcatgatttttttttacataaagtttcataatttgcaacgaatatatatatatatatatatatatatatatatatataatttatttatttttactttttaactaatatatttaacaaaatcaaaaagaaatctttaaaaacaacaatggaaattATTGCAGTaccattttcataagttgaaatttaagggttagggttcgggacagccaTGTCCCAGTTGAAAGTACCCactaaataatgattttctGTATATTaggcttactgatattttaaatattgttgtgGGATTAAATAGATAGTAGAaagatcttagtaaacatctaagataaaaatacttaaatgctttttaaatgtttttttttttttttttgttctgggaCAGCACCAATaatgtagaatggcccatatacatACATCACAGGAGaattctatcatttcttttctAGACCTACAGGAACATCTCAAAATATGTATTGAGTTTGTGGtggaaattatgaaaatgtaaacaattctGGAGTAAAATGGCAAACCCTTGCCTCTTGccaatttaatattttcacgcttttacatttgtaatatttaggtaactttaatattattttatatagtattattaattataatagaaatacaattatattgcatttaatcaaaataaatattttcaaaacagaCACTCTTTTGACTTGTAGATATTATGGATActtactgatttttttattattaattgcatCGACTGTTTCTTTCAGATATACTCCACAGACAATAGAGCTTGACCACAAACTGAAGCCATTTATTCCTGATTTCATCCCAGCTGTGGGGGACATTGATGCTTTCCTCAAAGTGAGTGACAGTTTTCACATCTGAACCAGACATGAATGTCCCATTTTCAGCTTCTAAATCTTTCTGTTCAACCCACAGGTACCAAGACCAGATGAAAAAGCTGACAATCTGGGTCTCCTGGTTCTGGATGAGCCGTGCACTAAACAGTCAGACCAAACAGTGCTTTCCCTGTGGCTGTcagaaaacagcaaacaacacaATGTTGCTGTGagttcacacactcacactagACGACTTAAGGTGCTTCGATGATTTTGGTAAGCGAAAGTGGTAGCTGAAATAAGAAAGTAATGCACATCTCTTTCATAGGAAGTGAAAGTCAAGAGCATTGAAAACCCAGAGAAGAACCCCAAAGCCATAGACAACTGGATCGAGAGCATAAGTGAGCTGCATCGGTCCAAGCCTCCAGCGACCGTACACTACACAAGGCAAGCACCAATCAATGCGCATTCAGAGAGCAGAACACAACATCTGTAATTTCATAACAAGAGTCTTGTATTTTTCTTCAGACCTATGCCAGATATCGACAGCCTGATGCAAGAGTGGCCACCTGAGTTTGAGGAGCTTTTAGGAAAGGTTAGATCTTCATTGAAATGTAATGAATGAAATCTGCAAATACAGTCATGTCAACCTTCACTTTCCCATCTGTTCATCAGGTGAATCTCCCCACCGCAGACATTGACTGTGATTTGGCAGAGTATGTTGACATTATTTGTGGTAAGttgcatttttcttcttttctacAGCTTTTCTTGGTTTTACTCTATTGACTGTTAATGACTGTTAACCTGTCAGGAATCCTGGACATCCCTGTGTACAAAAACCGGATTCACTCACTTCACGTCCTGTTCACACTCTACTCTGAATTCAAAAACTCACAGGTTAGTTTCCGATACTCTTTTCACAGTCTGCAAATATTGATTACTTGTTTGGCATTATTTGTATTAAGTGGTTAAAGTTCTAGGTTGTATTATTGATGagctcattttgtttttcctgtGATCAGCACTTTAAATCTGTAGCAGAGGGCCAGAAATCTGACACACCGCCTGCTTCACGTACAGCCACCGCTGAATTAGAAAGACTCACTTTGGACTGAAGTCTCCTTCATGGCCTATTTTCATACATCCTGTTTTGTTCTCAGTTGTGTCGCCACTTGTAAAGTTGCATTCTGTTTCGCATCTTAGATTGTGTGAATTCTTCATATGTTTATGTTTAGCAgacttgttttattaaaaacttaTTTCCTCAAACTGTAGACTGGAAATGTGACTTTAAAATTCATCACATCTACTCCATCAGTCCACTCACTGATTCTTTGTACAGTTCGCAATGAACTGGTCTTCTTTATTGAAGGGTAAAACCagagcaggggtcaccaaactcagtcctggaagagtttggtgacccctgaaTCAGAGGATGATGGGTTTCCTTGTTTAATTACACTTCTTACATTATCAGATGTCACTTTATATGTAGTATCACAAGATCACACTCTTCATAGTTTTTTAGGACATATACTGTTAAATAACAGTAAGTACTGTATAAATATCCAGTAAAAACAGTAGTGAATTCAACTGAATCAACAGTAAACAAAGATGCAAGGCATCTGGTGATTTAGCAAAGTAGGATATCACAACCATAATtgattttagacatttaaataatacat includes:
- the ift46 gene encoding intraflagellar transport protein 46 homolog isoform X1; its protein translation is MERSERQKIQLTTNQPYDESFEVNAEEAASVHTPSPRQIVSRRTGRQKPSAMATFAGDKLEEDTKQRKKEPPSGGTINQNDEEDEEDDDDDDDDDDDSDDTESDEEEGEPGSAPEGAYDPADYEHLPVTGEIKELFQYITRYTPQTIELDHKLKPFIPDFIPAVGDIDAFLKVPRPDEKADNLGLLVLDEPCTKQSDQTVLSLWLSENSKQHNVAEVKVKSIENPEKNPKAIDNWIESISELHRSKPPATVHYTRPMPDIDSLMQEWPPEFEELLGKVNLPTADIDCDLAEYVDIICGILDIPVYKNRIHSLHVLFTLYSEFKNSQHFKSVAEGQKSDTPPASRTATAELERLTLD
- the ift46 gene encoding intraflagellar transport protein 46 homolog isoform X3; the protein is MATFAGDKLEEDTKRKKEPPSGGTINQNDEEDEEDDDDDDDDDDDSDDTESDEEEGEPGSAPEGAYDPADYEHLPVTGEIKELFQYITRYTPQTIELDHKLKPFIPDFIPAVGDIDAFLKVPRPDEKADNLGLLVLDEPCTKQSDQTVLSLWLSENSKQHNVAEVKVKSIENPEKNPKAIDNWIESISELHRSKPPATVHYTRPMPDIDSLMQEWPPEFEELLGKVNLPTADIDCDLAEYVDIICGILDIPVYKNRIHSLHVLFTLYSEFKNSQHFKSVAEGQKSDTPPASRTATAELERLTLD
- the ift46 gene encoding intraflagellar transport protein 46 homolog isoform X4 codes for the protein MERSERQKIQLTTNQPYDESFEVNAEEAASVHTPSPRQIVSRRTGRQKPSAMATFAGDKLEEDTKRKKEPPSGGTINQNDEEDEEDDDDDDDDDDDSDDTESDEEEGEPGSAPEGAYDPADYEHLPVTGEIKELFQYITRYTPQTIELDHKLKPFIPDFIPAVGDIDAFLKVPRPDEKADNLGLLVLDEPCTKQSDQTVLSLWLSENSKQHNVAEVKVKSIENPEKNPKAIDNWIESISELHRSKPPATVHYTRPMPDIDSLMQEWPPEFEELLGKVNLPTADIDCDLAEYVDIICGILDIPVYKNRIHSLHVLFTLYSEFKNSQHFKSVAEGQKSDTPPASRTATAELERLTLD
- the ift46 gene encoding intraflagellar transport protein 46 homolog isoform X2 — protein: MATFAGDKLEEDTKQRKKEPPSGGTINQNDEEDEEDDDDDDDDDDDSDDTESDEEEGEPGSAPEGAYDPADYEHLPVTGEIKELFQYITRYTPQTIELDHKLKPFIPDFIPAVGDIDAFLKVPRPDEKADNLGLLVLDEPCTKQSDQTVLSLWLSENSKQHNVAEVKVKSIENPEKNPKAIDNWIESISELHRSKPPATVHYTRPMPDIDSLMQEWPPEFEELLGKVNLPTADIDCDLAEYVDIICGILDIPVYKNRIHSLHVLFTLYSEFKNSQHFKSVAEGQKSDTPPASRTATAELERLTLD